In Acaryochloris marina S15, a single genomic region encodes these proteins:
- a CDS encoding transposase: protein MSGPTQIYRQLFSFLRQHSHYRDLRHLIALGWMVSALICSERLSLSAWESYVPCRARKAQSVERRWQRFIANQRIDINKLYVPLVLLALKNWQSHRLYLAMDTTVLWNEYCMIHLSVVCCGRAVPLLWKVLEHKSAAVAFEEYQPLLRQARWLLRQHPDVMVLADRGFANHQLMSWLQQSHWHYCLRVPCDVALLWQPRQITVDSITAVFR, encoded by the coding sequence ATGTCAGGCCCCACCCAAATTTATCGTCAACTGTTTTCCTTTTTACGTCAACACAGCCATTATCGAGATTTGCGCCATCTCATTGCCCTGGGCTGGATGGTAAGCGCCTTAATCTGTAGTGAACGCTTAAGCTTATCTGCCTGGGAATCCTATGTTCCCTGCCGAGCCAGAAAAGCCCAAAGTGTCGAGCGTCGGTGGCAACGATTTATAGCCAATCAACGCATTGATATTAACAAGCTATATGTACCTCTAGTCCTGCTAGCCCTTAAGAACTGGCAATCTCATCGTCTATACCTGGCAATGGATACAACGGTGTTATGGAATGAATATTGCATGATTCATCTATCCGTCGTCTGCTGTGGCAGAGCAGTACCGTTGTTGTGGAAAGTATTAGAGCACAAGAGTGCAGCTGTCGCTTTTGAGGAATATCAACCGCTATTGCGCCAGGCCCGTTGGTTATTGCGGCAGCATCCAGATGTCATGGTGTTAGCAGATCGTGGGTTTGCGAACCATCAACTGATGAGCTGGTTACAACAGAGCCATTGGCATTACTGTCTGCGTGTCCCTTGTGATGTGGCTCTTCTCTGGCAACCGAGACAGATCACAGTGGATTCCATTACAGCAGTGTTTAGATAG
- a CDS encoding DUF2808 domain-containing protein, whose translation MQRFKVLLPALTVGTALVMVQPAQALSGTEVNQIAKESTILVKGQNPGSGVLVGKKENTYYALTAEHVVATPDEYDIVAPDGTEYALNYQSVQKLPNVDLALVSFTSKQSYSLAKLGNSDQLTEGDKVFISGWPASGSALPHIYQFTSGEISGLPPQSIGKGYKMVYTNVTRAGMSGGPVFNDDGKVVGIHGLAEGREVVLPGYQGDRSVIKAGFNLGIPINTFVRLSKKMEAKPQETPQPIPAPIQESTAVAQVIDAPALPALPRGPKVTFDRPPQLVSTSTTNRDARSLGATYFFTIDIPPDAAQPLQKVEFILKQGVQYPRFKATSVKAFEGTKRNKGEALPINIVVSDPSIRTLTVTFDRPIAPGQTITMAVRPVRNPSVGTYMFEVRGTPAGSTESQYLGIGRLDFSRSSLGK comes from the coding sequence ATGCAGCGATTTAAAGTGCTTTTGCCTGCCTTGACTGTAGGAACTGCTTTGGTAATGGTGCAACCAGCCCAAGCGCTATCTGGAACAGAGGTGAATCAAATTGCCAAAGAGTCCACCATTTTGGTGAAAGGCCAAAATCCTGGTTCAGGAGTGTTGGTGGGGAAAAAGGAAAATACTTACTATGCCCTCACGGCAGAACATGTGGTTGCCACGCCTGACGAGTACGACATCGTGGCCCCAGATGGGACAGAATATGCCTTGAATTATCAATCGGTACAGAAGCTGCCGAATGTAGATTTAGCACTGGTGAGTTTTACGAGTAAGCAGTCTTACTCCTTGGCAAAACTCGGCAACTCTGATCAGTTAACAGAAGGTGATAAGGTCTTTATTTCAGGTTGGCCTGCATCGGGTAGTGCCTTGCCCCATATCTATCAATTCACATCTGGCGAAATTTCCGGCCTGCCGCCCCAATCCATCGGCAAGGGTTACAAGATGGTGTATACCAACGTCACCCGAGCAGGGATGAGTGGCGGACCTGTCTTTAATGATGATGGCAAAGTGGTGGGCATTCATGGCTTAGCCGAAGGGAGAGAGGTGGTCTTGCCGGGTTATCAAGGCGACCGCAGCGTGATTAAAGCTGGGTTCAATTTGGGAATACCCATCAATACCTTTGTACGACTATCCAAGAAGATGGAGGCTAAGCCCCAGGAGACTCCACAACCCATTCCAGCACCCATTCAAGAATCAACAGCGGTAGCGCAAGTGATCGATGCACCTGCTCTCCCAGCCCTCCCCAGAGGCCCAAAGGTTACTTTTGATCGCCCCCCTCAGCTTGTCAGCACTTCTACAACAAATCGAGATGCTCGATCTCTAGGAGCCACTTACTTCTTTACGATTGATATTCCGCCAGATGCCGCTCAACCGTTGCAAAAGGTGGAGTTTATTTTGAAGCAAGGGGTTCAATATCCCCGTTTTAAGGCAACTTCTGTGAAAGCATTTGAGGGGACAAAGCGGAATAAGGGTGAGGCATTGCCGATAAATATCGTGGTCAGTGATCCATCCATTCGGACGTTAACAGTCACGTTTGATAGACCTATTGCTCCAGGCCAGACAATTACGATGGCTGTTCGCCCAGTGCGGAATCCTTCGGTGGGAACCTATATGTTTGAAGTGCGAGGGACACCTGCTGGATCTACTGAAAGCCAGTATTTAGGTATTGGTCGTCTCGATTTTTCCCGCAGTTCACTGGGGAAATAA
- a CDS encoding CHAT domain-containing protein, whose protein sequence is MTLKIRLPGELRPSNDITPTFKTYADIFQVEEETNVSLSRSRGTHQSIVIDDVQPDDVLELTWEDGIIELIRADELNARYGEINRDVSDDAISVPARRPMGGTNRGLADIGLNIIKRIKSSFIEKATEDATTIIAQTLEPRHMEKPGLYHLGPDGVRTTFAHDLQVSPDPYLVLIHGTFSSTAGSFDKLFTSVEWKRLYQGYVEGHVLALEHFTVTKSPVDNALQILSELPQGAKLHLLTYSRGGLIGDLFCRPDWENEEVEQFFPQSTYPDAQAQLNQFRDQRKNKDVKIERYVRVASPAAGTLLASERADTYLNIILTLVGKLTSPAAAAAYEFIKATALTIIKTRTKADKLPGLEAMMPHMDKGYIPFLNSAKALDEKQEIGIIAGDLSEGGALTRVKAFFANLYYREDNDLVVDSKSMFRGVPRENAWGLYARGPHADHFSYFKEDATRIPIVGWLEDKKEGFSPLRSNDDYGGLRGNSTRAIPDNKPTTGERPVLFFLPGIMGSHLAHDSDRQWIHPGRIAFGGISKLKIDTGKIYQEEPYQDQISPDGLINLVYERLYDRLIKHYDVLTFDFDWRIPIRDSAALLVEQIKAELSNHQQPIRILAHSMGGLVARSILSEYPRVWEKMTQRGGRLVMLGTPNYGSYVPAQVVTQKHKLLQTLAKVDLRNSLKDLTVLVRDFPGLMEMLPYKTLEEDGAEKAFDLITPESWNGFEAYRPDPTILENAKAFRQRLNQAIDADYMVYVAGHDKATPTTMEKADNKVTFRYTGRGDGAVPWELGRLPKVETYYVDAEHGQLPNYPPAFDGYLELLSDGRTNKLSNSPPVIQRDTETELFTLAEEEQELELRVYPNEADIFEAIAGRAWELQPDFTAPIKLEVTNADIREAKYPVIAGHYIGDPIVSVESVLDKAIGGTMSRDLQIGRYPGPHGTVRIYDTTENLKGGVIVTGLGEVGKLQKLSLEGDLVSAMLEYALRHIPEDAAPLNELSLSSILIGSFGGSRITVEESVSSIFNAALTTNHILTEKHLGNCVQIRCIEIVELYRDIAINAGHAAQTLRIRHEQEVDVTSKLNIRASGRSSRPISPYGAGWSRRIQITNYDKYEGLKFFVTTDMARSEPYIRIIQWKYVDNLLSESMTDPICSCATLFQYLLPYQFLDNALDTPDLVLGLDSHTARIPWELLDPDHDKTSGQLPLGVRVGVLRTLSTPECRENPRRASGRKALVIGDPVGVNPQLPGAKKEAIAIADYLEKSNIKPERQIGTDTKSIFKALYKDEYDIIHIAAHGDYNAEDPSKSGVLIGQEDFLTTGEFKNLKAVPSIVFLNCCHLGKLGEGSLGRNSQPGHLAASLAQKLIEMGVGVVVVAGWAVGDQSAQVFAKNLYEQLIGGNTLMNAVRLARAATYNTGSPNDLTWGAYQVYGDPGFTFYWVDRRNPTQFHNHVFVSPDELQEHLQDFSQRANGADDLKRLSLKRQLDELAQNIDPQWQHKGEITSGLGKAYSDLGYYAEAVFWYEKAIETSKAPIEAIERLVNMKARAAEQILKPIPHQPPLTPKQKDKAESWFASAQDQINGLLAIQESSERYSLLGSILKRLAKTAPKDVRKPRIKEARNAYAAACGQKPENLYYPLSQQVALDLCLDPNRDIDKELKEIEKSAKSHDDEWSQAALAEVALLRYLSIHESEASVEDIAKAYYLAWTKGTGRTQREKDSAFDQLDSLIELSSYKDTCQRVKDLLMRLMDT, encoded by the coding sequence ATGACCCTTAAAATCCGTCTTCCAGGAGAACTCCGTCCATCTAACGACATTACTCCAACCTTCAAGACATATGCTGATATCTTTCAGGTCGAAGAAGAAACCAATGTCAGTCTTTCCCGCAGCCGAGGTACTCATCAAAGCATTGTCATTGATGATGTCCAACCTGATGACGTGTTGGAACTCACCTGGGAAGACGGGATTATTGAACTGATTAGAGCCGATGAACTCAATGCTCGCTATGGTGAGATAAACCGCGACGTCAGTGACGACGCCATCAGTGTTCCCGCTCGTAGACCGATGGGTGGAACTAACAGAGGTCTAGCAGATATTGGTCTCAATATCATTAAACGCATCAAGAGCAGCTTTATAGAGAAAGCAACAGAAGACGCCACCACAATTATTGCCCAGACACTTGAACCACGACACATGGAGAAGCCAGGGCTCTACCATCTTGGCCCAGATGGAGTGCGCACAACTTTCGCCCACGATCTTCAAGTCTCTCCAGACCCCTATCTTGTCCTAATTCATGGTACTTTCAGTTCCACTGCTGGCTCTTTTGATAAGTTATTCACTTCTGTCGAATGGAAGCGACTCTATCAAGGTTATGTAGAGGGGCATGTCCTTGCCTTAGAGCACTTTACGGTCACTAAAAGTCCTGTTGACAATGCGCTTCAAATTCTCTCAGAACTTCCCCAGGGAGCTAAATTACATTTACTCACCTATTCCAGAGGTGGATTGATTGGAGATTTATTCTGTCGTCCAGATTGGGAAAATGAGGAAGTCGAACAATTCTTCCCTCAGAGTACCTATCCCGATGCTCAAGCACAACTCAACCAGTTTAGAGACCAACGAAAAAACAAAGACGTTAAAATTGAGCGATATGTTCGAGTGGCCTCTCCAGCTGCGGGCACCCTACTGGCATCTGAGCGAGCAGATACTTACCTCAACATTATCCTTACATTAGTAGGTAAACTAACTAGCCCCGCCGCTGCAGCTGCCTATGAATTTATCAAAGCCACCGCATTAACGATTATTAAAACGCGCACTAAAGCCGATAAACTCCCAGGACTTGAGGCCATGATGCCTCATATGGATAAAGGCTATATCCCCTTTCTAAACTCTGCCAAAGCATTAGATGAAAAGCAGGAGATTGGGATTATCGCGGGAGATCTTTCTGAAGGAGGGGCATTGACTCGAGTCAAAGCCTTCTTTGCAAATCTCTATTATCGCGAAGATAACGACCTCGTGGTTGATAGCAAATCCATGTTTCGCGGTGTCCCCCGCGAAAATGCCTGGGGCCTATATGCGCGCGGCCCCCATGCTGATCATTTCTCTTACTTTAAGGAAGATGCTACCCGCATCCCCATCGTGGGCTGGTTAGAAGACAAAAAAGAAGGATTTTCTCCGCTTCGTTCTAATGATGATTATGGCGGATTAAGAGGAAATAGCACACGTGCAATTCCCGATAACAAGCCCACCACAGGAGAGCGACCTGTGTTGTTCTTCCTACCCGGCATTATGGGCTCACATTTAGCCCACGATAGTGATCGACAATGGATTCACCCAGGGCGTATTGCGTTTGGAGGTATAAGCAAACTAAAAATTGATACAGGAAAGATTTATCAAGAAGAACCTTATCAAGATCAGATTTCGCCTGATGGCCTCATTAATCTAGTCTATGAGCGACTCTACGATAGGCTTATTAAACATTATGACGTCCTAACCTTTGACTTTGACTGGCGAATCCCTATTCGGGACTCTGCAGCATTGTTAGTTGAGCAGATTAAGGCAGAACTATCTAATCATCAACAGCCAATTCGCATCCTTGCTCATTCCATGGGAGGGCTTGTAGCTCGGTCTATCCTGTCAGAATATCCACGCGTATGGGAAAAAATGACGCAACGTGGCGGACGACTTGTCATGTTAGGAACTCCAAACTATGGTTCTTATGTGCCCGCCCAGGTCGTCACGCAAAAACATAAGCTCCTCCAAACCCTAGCCAAAGTTGACCTAAGGAATTCGCTTAAGGATTTAACTGTGCTAGTACGGGATTTTCCTGGTTTGATGGAAATGCTGCCCTATAAAACCCTAGAGGAGGACGGTGCCGAAAAAGCCTTTGATTTGATCACTCCAGAAAGCTGGAATGGATTCGAAGCATATCGTCCCGATCCAACAATACTGGAGAACGCCAAAGCGTTTCGGCAACGACTCAATCAAGCTATTGATGCCGACTATATGGTCTATGTGGCAGGTCATGATAAGGCCACTCCCACAACGATGGAAAAAGCGGACAACAAAGTGACGTTTCGCTATACTGGTCGTGGAGATGGTGCCGTGCCCTGGGAACTTGGACGGCTTCCCAAAGTGGAGACCTACTATGTGGATGCCGAGCATGGTCAACTCCCCAATTATCCACCCGCCTTCGACGGCTATCTAGAACTACTATCTGACGGTAGAACCAATAAGCTTTCGAATAGTCCCCCTGTAATTCAGCGGGATACTGAAACAGAGCTATTTACCTTAGCAGAAGAAGAGCAAGAACTCGAACTCCGAGTGTATCCGAATGAGGCCGATATCTTTGAGGCGATCGCGGGTCGGGCCTGGGAACTTCAGCCGGATTTTACAGCGCCAATCAAACTAGAAGTTACAAACGCTGATATTCGTGAAGCAAAATATCCCGTTATCGCCGGTCATTATATCGGAGATCCCATCGTCAGCGTTGAATCTGTATTAGACAAAGCCATCGGTGGGACGATGTCCCGTGATCTCCAGATTGGGCGTTATCCTGGGCCCCATGGAACAGTGCGGATCTATGACACAACAGAAAACCTTAAAGGCGGTGTTATTGTCACGGGGTTAGGTGAAGTCGGGAAACTCCAAAAGCTTTCTTTAGAAGGTGATCTCGTTTCTGCCATGTTGGAATATGCATTACGCCATATCCCAGAAGACGCAGCCCCACTCAATGAACTCAGTCTAAGCAGTATCCTTATCGGCAGCTTTGGCGGATCACGCATTACTGTGGAAGAATCAGTTTCCTCGATTTTCAATGCAGCCCTAACGACTAATCATATTTTGACCGAAAAACATCTGGGTAACTGTGTCCAAATTCGGTGCATTGAAATAGTCGAACTCTACCGAGATATTGCGATCAATGCTGGACATGCAGCGCAAACGCTACGGATCCGTCATGAACAGGAAGTTGATGTAACATCAAAACTTAATATTAGAGCTAGTGGTCGCAGCAGTCGTCCCATTTCTCCTTATGGCGCAGGTTGGAGCCGGAGAATTCAGATCACAAACTATGACAAATATGAGGGGTTAAAGTTTTTCGTCACTACAGATATGGCACGCAGTGAACCCTACATCCGCATAATCCAGTGGAAGTATGTGGATAATCTATTATCAGAATCGATGACAGATCCTATCTGTTCTTGCGCAACTCTATTCCAATACTTGCTTCCCTATCAGTTCTTAGATAATGCTTTAGATACGCCAGACTTGGTCTTAGGATTAGATAGTCACACGGCTCGAATTCCTTGGGAATTACTCGACCCTGATCATGATAAAACTTCTGGGCAATTGCCTTTAGGGGTCCGAGTTGGTGTGCTCAGAACGTTGTCTACCCCTGAATGTAGAGAAAATCCGCGTAGAGCCTCAGGTCGCAAAGCCTTAGTCATTGGTGATCCAGTAGGTGTTAATCCACAACTGCCTGGTGCAAAGAAAGAAGCCATAGCTATTGCTGACTATCTAGAAAAATCTAACATCAAACCAGAACGTCAGATTGGCACAGATACTAAATCTATCTTCAAGGCTTTATATAAAGATGAATATGACATTATTCACATTGCCGCTCATGGTGATTACAACGCAGAAGACCCTTCTAAGTCAGGTGTTTTGATTGGACAAGAGGATTTCCTCACGACGGGTGAGTTTAAAAATCTGAAAGCAGTACCCTCCATTGTCTTTTTGAATTGCTGCCATTTAGGAAAATTAGGTGAAGGGAGTTTGGGCCGCAACTCCCAACCGGGTCACTTAGCCGCGAGTTTAGCTCAAAAGTTGATTGAGATGGGGGTTGGCGTCGTGGTTGTGGCGGGATGGGCTGTGGGAGATCAGTCTGCTCAAGTCTTTGCAAAAAACCTCTATGAACAGTTGATTGGAGGTAATACCCTGATGAACGCAGTACGACTTGCTCGTGCTGCCACCTACAATACTGGTAGCCCCAATGACTTAACCTGGGGAGCTTATCAAGTCTATGGAGATCCAGGATTTACGTTTTACTGGGTGGATCGTCGTAATCCCACTCAGTTTCACAATCATGTGTTTGTCTCCCCAGATGAACTCCAAGAACATCTTCAAGATTTTTCCCAACGAGCGAATGGTGCGGATGACCTTAAACGTCTGAGCCTTAAGCGCCAACTCGACGAATTAGCTCAAAATATAGATCCTCAATGGCAACATAAAGGTGAAATCACGTCTGGACTTGGTAAAGCCTATTCTGACTTAGGCTATTATGCTGAGGCTGTCTTTTGGTATGAAAAAGCGATCGAAACATCGAAAGCTCCGATTGAGGCTATTGAGCGGCTCGTTAATATGAAAGCTCGTGCTGCCGAACAAATATTAAAACCTATCCCTCATCAACCTCCTTTAACGCCAAAACAAAAGGACAAAGCAGAGAGCTGGTTCGCCAGTGCGCAAGACCAGATAAATGGATTATTGGCAATTCAAGAATCATCAGAACGCTATAGCTTATTGGGATCAATCTTAAAACGATTAGCAAAGACAGCCCCTAAAGATGTGCGTAAACCACGTATTAAAGAGGCTCGAAATGCTTATGCAGCTGCCTGTGGTCAGAAACCTGAAAATCTCTACTATCCACTTTCCCAACAAGTGGCCTTAGACCTCTGCCTCGATCCCAATCGCGATATCGATAAAGAGTTGAAGGAGATCGAGAAGAGTGCTAAATCCCACGATGATGAATGGAGTCAGGCTGCTCTCGCAGAAGTAGCTCTGCTTCGCTACTTAAGTATCCATGAGTCAGAAGCATCTGTAGAAGATATCGCAAAAGCCTATTATCTGGCTTGGACGAAAGGGACGGGTCGTACTCAACGAGAAAAAGATTCAGCTTTTGATCAACTTGATTCTCTGATTGAACTCAGTAGTTACAAGGACACTTGTCAAAGAGTAAAAGATCTCTTGATGCGGCTAATGGATACTTAG
- a CDS encoding RuBisCO accumulation factor 1, producing MTSFTPPGSSPDIDVDELLLMLRRKQKTWVDWGMACQQLQKAGYSPQQIFEESGIEPIQQNQIVVAGQVYQNLKDKGADAACQYFGERRSDILYEFRVLNQDGRAEAATLAAEKQLDADEARAIAKAMKEYSRLSETPVGFTDTPGDAMAYRCWYFARQKDDLQERSRLIGQGLKFAHSDSAREKLQMLLSDFSVVKAKEAPRLPFFRLESEEELPRLMPVVGHLPLTVDDLKAVPVVEEEEPFGMVQFSGNCTWVPVPGWQVILRAEDPVALLAQVQDLGPDLPRPTEEVLVIIDRDQRQWHEDCYFLIEVDGHLQVQWFAEAPEQKLYGQVVLVMRPKRILDENFTKDPWHTDE from the coding sequence ATGACTTCTTTTACGCCTCCTGGATCTAGCCCCGATATTGATGTCGACGAGCTTTTACTGATGCTTCGCCGTAAGCAGAAAACCTGGGTAGATTGGGGGATGGCCTGCCAGCAGCTCCAGAAAGCGGGCTATAGTCCTCAGCAGATTTTTGAAGAATCTGGGATTGAACCGATTCAACAAAACCAGATTGTTGTGGCGGGGCAGGTCTATCAAAATCTGAAGGACAAGGGGGCAGATGCGGCTTGCCAGTATTTTGGGGAACGCCGTAGCGATATTCTCTATGAATTTCGAGTGCTGAATCAGGATGGACGAGCGGAAGCGGCGACCCTGGCGGCAGAGAAGCAGTTGGATGCGGATGAAGCCCGTGCGATCGCAAAGGCGATGAAGGAGTACAGTCGCCTCTCGGAGACTCCGGTGGGATTCACAGATACACCAGGGGATGCGATGGCCTATCGATGCTGGTATTTCGCCCGTCAAAAGGATGATTTGCAGGAGCGATCGCGGTTAATCGGTCAGGGGTTAAAGTTTGCCCATAGCGATTCAGCCCGGGAAAAGTTGCAAATGCTGTTAAGCGATTTCTCAGTGGTAAAAGCAAAAGAGGCTCCCCGCCTGCCGTTTTTCCGGTTGGAGTCGGAGGAGGAGCTGCCCCGGTTGATGCCTGTGGTGGGTCACTTGCCGTTGACGGTGGATGATTTAAAGGCAGTGCCAGTAGTGGAAGAAGAAGAGCCTTTTGGAATGGTTCAGTTTTCGGGTAACTGTACTTGGGTGCCAGTTCCAGGGTGGCAGGTGATTTTACGAGCGGAGGATCCGGTGGCGTTGTTGGCTCAGGTGCAGGATTTAGGTCCGGATTTGCCTCGGCCGACGGAGGAGGTGCTGGTGATTATTGATCGGGATCAGCGACAGTGGCATGAGGACTGCTATTTTCTGATAGAGGTGGATGGGCATTTGCAGGTGCAGTGGTTTGCGGAGGCTCCTGAGCAAAAGCTTTATGGGCAGGTTGTTTTAGTGATGCGGCCTAAGCGGATTTTGGATGAGAATTTTACTAAGGATCCTTGGCATACGGATGAGTAG
- a CDS encoding AAA family ATPase: MGYYLSPRFLDRLAVHITKNFMALPGLRVPLILGIHGRKGEGKSFQCELLFEHMGIEPVRMSAGELESPDAGDPVRLIRMRYREAAELIKVRGKMCVLLINDLDAGAGRMDQTTQYTVNTQLVNGTLMNIADNPTDVQLPGSYDTQPIHRVPILVTGNDFSTLYAPLVRDGRMDKFYWQPNSEDRLGIVQGIFEPDRLPSSVIEQLVNHFADQAIDFFGALRSRVYDEQVRDFIRSIGISKVSTYLVNSPERQVQIQPPALTLEHLIDLGEAMVGEQDRLHNARLAQVYVSGAKAEPVVPSSPTSAPEPDSYLQAEIEKQHQGGWPDHIASHEIEHLFQQAMRQDSQLNLETATPREKAGNVWRSWSWPQAPRTVTDAMAGLQACLQDHPRSYIKLIGYDTRTQTRTLEELIVRPQ; the protein is encoded by the coding sequence ATGGGGTATTACCTATCGCCTCGATTTTTAGATAGACTGGCCGTCCATATCACCAAAAACTTTATGGCCTTGCCAGGGCTGCGAGTGCCTTTAATTTTGGGGATTCATGGTCGCAAGGGGGAAGGAAAATCCTTCCAGTGCGAGTTACTGTTTGAGCATATGGGCATTGAGCCAGTGCGAATGTCGGCGGGGGAGCTGGAAAGTCCTGATGCGGGAGATCCGGTGCGCCTAATTCGGATGCGTTATCGGGAAGCGGCGGAACTGATCAAAGTGCGGGGCAAAATGTGTGTGCTGCTGATTAACGATCTGGATGCTGGGGCCGGTCGCATGGATCAGACGACTCAATATACCGTCAATACCCAGTTGGTGAATGGCACCCTGATGAATATTGCCGATAATCCTACAGATGTGCAGTTGCCGGGTAGCTATGATACTCAGCCGATCCATCGAGTGCCAATTTTGGTGACGGGCAATGATTTTTCTACCCTCTATGCGCCGCTGGTGCGGGATGGGCGGATGGATAAGTTCTATTGGCAGCCCAATTCCGAGGATCGATTGGGAATTGTTCAGGGGATTTTTGAGCCGGATCGGTTACCCAGTTCTGTGATTGAACAGCTGGTGAATCATTTTGCGGATCAGGCTATCGACTTTTTTGGGGCGTTGCGATCGCGAGTCTATGATGAACAGGTCCGAGACTTTATTCGTTCTATTGGTATTAGCAAAGTATCCACCTATTTGGTCAATTCCCCTGAGCGGCAGGTGCAGATCCAGCCCCCGGCTCTGACTTTGGAGCATTTGATTGATTTGGGTGAGGCCATGGTGGGAGAACAAGATCGCCTACATAACGCTCGCTTGGCCCAAGTCTATGTATCGGGGGCGAAGGCTGAACCCGTGGTACCGTCATCTCCAACGTCTGCACCAGAACCCGACAGCTACCTTCAGGCTGAGATTGAGAAGCAACATCAGGGAGGCTGGCCGGACCATATTGCTAGCCATGAAATTGAGCATCTATTTCAACAGGCTATGCGTCAGGACAGCCAACTTAATTTGGAGACGGCTACGCCTCGAGAAAAGGCGGGTAATGTCTGGCGCAGCTGGTCTTGGCCCCAAGCACCTCGAACGGTCACGGATGCCATGGCGGGGTTACAAGCCTGTCTGCAAGATCATCCCCGAAGTTACATTAAGCTGATTGGGTATGATACTCGTACCCAAACCCGTACTCTAGAAGAATTGATTGTTCGTCCTCAGTAA
- a CDS encoding GDSL-type esterase/lipase family protein, with product MPKDDKDLRICFVGDSFVNGVGDLGCLGWTGRICATMYRRGYDFTSYNLGVRQSTSADIEDRWLSEVQARCPAGTNGRVVFSFGVNDTAQEYDHCRVDMPLSLENARRVFRTAKLRYPILMIGPPAIADPDHNERVKDLSENLGILSQELDVPYLDIWTPLSRSSIWLNDIKARDGYHPGSTGYTEMAVIIQKWVAWLDWFKQDRSEE from the coding sequence ATGCCGAAAGACGACAAGGATCTGCGGATTTGTTTTGTGGGGGATTCATTTGTTAATGGGGTTGGTGATCTAGGCTGTTTGGGATGGACGGGCCGCATCTGCGCCACGATGTACCGGCGAGGATATGATTTCACCAGCTATAACTTGGGAGTCCGCCAAAGTACAAGTGCAGATATTGAAGACAGATGGTTGTCGGAAGTTCAAGCGCGTTGTCCGGCGGGAACAAATGGTCGAGTAGTGTTTAGTTTCGGGGTGAATGATACCGCCCAAGAATATGATCACTGTCGAGTTGATATGCCCCTGTCTCTAGAGAATGCGCGTCGCGTTTTTAGAACGGCAAAGTTGCGATATCCAATTTTGATGATTGGTCCACCTGCGATCGCAGATCCAGATCATAATGAGCGAGTCAAAGATCTTTCCGAGAACCTCGGCATTCTCAGCCAAGAGCTAGACGTACCTTACCTGGATATTTGGACCCCTCTCTCCCGCTCCAGCATTTGGTTGAACGATATTAAGGCGAGAGATGGCTACCATCCAGGTAGTACGGGCTATACGGAAATGGCCGTGATTATTCAGAAGTGGGTTGCTTGGCTGGACTGGTTTAAGCAAGATCGATCTGAAGAATGA
- a CDS encoding ribulose bisphosphate carboxylase small subunit codes for MRTLPIERRFETFSYLPPLNDDQIRRQIQYILDQGYIAAIEFNDSPEPTEYYWTMWKLPLFKNPSVQDVLYEIGECRSEYSDKYVRVVGFDNIRQCQVMSFIVQKPGNNSGYRPY; via the coding sequence ATGAGAACTTTACCCATAGAAAGACGTTTCGAGACTTTTTCCTACTTGCCTCCTCTGAACGATGATCAGATTCGTCGGCAAATTCAGTACATTTTGGATCAAGGCTATATTGCAGCGATTGAGTTTAATGACTCTCCTGAGCCAACCGAATACTACTGGACCATGTGGAAGTTGCCTCTCTTCAAAAATCCTTCTGTTCAGGATGTTTTGTATGAGATTGGTGAGTGCCGCTCTGAGTATTCTGATAAATATGTTCGGGTGGTTGGATTTGACAATATCCGCCAGTGCCAAGTGATGAGCTTTATTGTTCAGAAGCCTGGTAACAATAGTGGGTACCGCCCTTACTAA
- the rcbX gene encoding RuBisCO chaperone RbcX, whose protein sequence is MDHKRVSKDTAQVLISYLTYQAAKLVVTQLYETNPGLGIWLSEFSSTDRIQDGELYLKALMQENRELALRLLTVREHLAEEVVEFLPEMVKTGIQESNVGHRRQLLERMTQMSTPESTSNDNVFEADADEELD, encoded by the coding sequence ATGGATCACAAACGAGTTTCCAAAGATACAGCCCAAGTGCTGATCAGCTATTTGACCTATCAAGCGGCCAAGTTGGTGGTGACTCAGCTTTATGAGACAAACCCCGGTCTGGGAATTTGGTTGTCGGAATTTTCTTCCACGGATCGAATTCAAGACGGTGAACTTTATCTCAAAGCACTCATGCAAGAGAACCGAGAGTTAGCGTTACGGCTGTTGACCGTGAGAGAGCATTTAGCAGAAGAAGTGGTTGAATTCCTGCCAGAAATGGTCAAAACTGGGATTCAAGAATCGAATGTAGGACATCGGCGACAGCTCCTTGAGCGTATGACCCAAATGTCCACGCCAGAGTCAACTTCTAATGACAATGTGTTTGAAGCGGATGCTGATGAAGAATTGGATTGA